The Nothobranchius furzeri strain GRZ-AD chromosome 6, NfurGRZ-RIMD1, whole genome shotgun sequence genome includes a region encoding these proteins:
- the grp gene encoding gastrin-releasing peptide isoform X2, with protein MGFHGAVWVICTPMEHRDGIVPVSPHPVSNRFQLVLDTQGHLMGKKSIKSLPEQQETNSYSLYLTPSHSARISELDQQEPPLENLPTQRQRTLQRLFHSIWREVDGEKHLQEMSNLLLLALKLQENTSL; from the exons ATGGGCTTCCATGGAGCAGTCTGGGTTATCTGCACCCCCATGGAGCATAGAGACGGCATTGTTCCTGTCAGCCCTCATCCTGTCTCAAACCGGTTTCAGCTGGTTCTGGATACCCAAG GTCATTTGATGGGGAAGAAGAGCATCAAGAGCTTGCCTGAGCAGCAGGAGACCAACAGTTACAGCCTCTACCTCACACCCTCACACTCAGCGAGGATCTCTGAGCTGGACCAACAGGAGCCACCTTTAGAGAATCTGcccacacaaagacaaaggacgCTTCAAAGGCTCTTCCACAGCATCTGGAGGGAAGTCGATGGAGAAAAACATCTCCAAGAG ATGTCCAACCTGCTTCTTCTGGCTCTGAAACTGCAAGAAAATACCTCTTTGTGA
- the grp gene encoding gastrin-releasing peptide isoform X1 yields the protein MGGVCRCYSWTCRPLWPLFMFLAAAPGLLLCSENPAEVVGKMYPRGNHWAVGHLMGKKSIKSLPEQQETNSYSLYLTPSHSARISELDQQEPPLENLPTQRQRTLQRLFHSIWREVDGEKHLQEMSNLLLLALKLQENTSL from the exons ATGGGAGGAGTGTGCCGGTGTTATTCATGGACTTGCAGACCGCTCTGGCCACTTTTTATGTTCCTGGCTGCTGCGCCTGGTTTGTTGCTCTGCTCAGAGAATCCAGCTGAAGTTGTTGGGAAAATGTATCCACGAGGAAATCACTGGGCAGTAG GTCATTTGATGGGGAAGAAGAGCATCAAGAGCTTGCCTGAGCAGCAGGAGACCAACAGTTACAGCCTCTACCTCACACCCTCACACTCAGCGAGGATCTCTGAGCTGGACCAACAGGAGCCACCTTTAGAGAATCTGcccacacaaagacaaaggacgCTTCAAAGGCTCTTCCACAGCATCTGGAGGGAAGTCGATGGAGAAAAACATCTCCAAGAG ATGTCCAACCTGCTTCTTCTGGCTCTGAAACTGCAAGAAAATACCTCTTTGTGA